cagcagcagcagctcagagctGGAAGTACAAGTGTGGCAACATGTGGCCAGAGTGGTGACAGAGCTGAACACTAACCTCTGTTATGGTGGATAAATAATGCAGCTGCATTATTAAGGCTCCTCATGGCTGCACAATACAATCAGCccgggtttcgggtgagctcattgtgaaacctggccccaccctatcatgtgaattcctgggatcagatggcccaggatgtgagtgggtgttaaggcatctgggaaggatctcaaaactggattatagatggcagacagttggtgtcgtaaaccacctctgttcaaagatggtcgctcacagtggacatagatggcctctttcactcctctttcaaaccatctgtcctctctgtccaaaatgtgaacattggcatcctcgaaagagtgacctttatcctttagatgcagatggactgctgagtcttgtactgtggaggtggctcttctatgttgtgccatgcgcttgtgaagtggctgtttggtttctccgatgtagaggtctgggcattcctcactgcactgtacagcatacaccacgttgttcagtttgtgttttggagttttgtctttcggctgaaccagtttctgtctgagtgtgttgctgggtctgaagtacactgggatgtcgtgcttggagaaaactctcctgagtttctctgatacaccggctacataggggatgacaacgttgttgcgtctgtctttcatatcctccctcgctggtgtctgatcttcttttctgtgcatctttgctgactttatgaacgcccagttaggataaccacatgttttcagtgcttcctttacatgtgtgtgttccttctttttcccttcaggcttagagggaacatgtcctttgtgtcttccctggtgaacttgatgtttttatccacggcgttaatgtgcgcagggaaggattccacttctcgtgtcttgattttgacccaggtgtcatctacatatctgtaccagtggctgggtactctccctttaaaagagccaagagcctttctttccacttcctccatgtaaaggttggctacaataggtgacacaggggagcccatggcacagccatgtttttgtctgtagaagccttcgttgtatttgaagtatgttgtggtaaggcagaggtctaacagtgtgcaaatctgatcgggtgtgaagttggtcctgtcttccaaggagctgtcttcttgtagtcgttttctgacagtctccactgcctccatggtgggtatgcaagtgaagagagagactacatcaaaggacaccatggtttcatctgggtccagggtaagtttctggaccttgaaAAGGAATTGGGGTCAGAAATTTATAATGATACCTGGATGAAAGGGCTGTGATATGTTAATTAATGCTCTATCAATGCCTGAAATAGGTTAATTCAGCTTAAAGTTTTGCATAGATTGCACTACTCGAAGACAAGATTGCATCAGATATTTCCTGAAACGTCACCCATTTGTGATATATGTCAATGTGGAGAAGCTTCACAGTTGCTTCACAGTTTTGTAATGTCTACTAAGCTACATGATTTTTGGGATTcagttttttcttcctttttcaacCTTTTTGACGTGCAGTTAGACCCTGATTCCATTTTGATTGGACTGTCGCAACAATCTAAAAAACTTAAGACTGCACAGACCTCTCTTCTGTCTCATGGCAGTGTGCAAGGAGACTGATTCTGCTACTTTGGAAGGGTATAGCAGTGCCCTCCTTGAAAGCCTGGATTTCAGTATTGGCAGATACTCTTCATCTGGAATGGATCCACTACATTATAAAGGACAAACCAGAGGACTTTAGATCAGATTTGGAGGCCACTCATTGAGTATTTGGAAATTATGAACAAATGAGAGTGCTATGTGGACTTCACCATAGGTTACAATAAGCTGATACAGCTCTGGGATGAGGGAATGGTGCAGGGAGggcttttttttgtctgtttgttttcttggtgataaaaacacaaaaaagaagcaATATCAGCCCCGGGGGGAATTTATAACTGTTACtcgtgcttcacaataaaaaataaaaactatttggagagagaaaaagaaaacataatttaaattaaattctctgtcacgatcctgggtcttttgacccagcgttttgagttttagtttatggTTTTTTTAAGCTCTTCAGGCTTTCtaagttcttttttttcatgcctaGGTTGTTCTAGTTCTttgttattagattccccttgtgtcttccacccctgttaagtctcccttgcccttcatgtgtttcatgtctgtgtcttaAGTAGTCAAGTCTAGGttgtcatgtctgtgtcttatgtttcctgttttattttgaagaggtcttgtgttcctgtgttcatcgtgtttagttttactcttccactcgtgtgtgtcagctgttcccccatgtgttcccacttctCTCATtagcctcctgtgtgtatttagtctgtgcgTTCTCATTTAGTCTTTGTTGGATTGTCTGCGTTGTTTCCATGCCAAGTCCTGCGTTCAGGTTTTCATATATCCTCATCGCCATGTttagagtttttttgtttttctatttaccAGGGTTTTTCATGGTTCATGTTTCCTTTGTAgtttacccagtttaggttattgcttagtttgcattgttttcacccttttattttgtactgttcTGTCTGCTTTAATAAACAGTTCATGATCAGTTAAGTTTGGGTTTTAGAATGTCTGCACCTGGGTCCACTCCTCACACTCCACGCAGTTTGCCTCGGCCAACTGTGACATTCTCAAATTTTCACACAGAGGTCATTCATGAAATAAATTGAATCTTTAATCAAAAGGAACATGCTAACCCCAAACCAAATGAGTACAAGCTCCACAAAGAAGCACTTCACATTGAAGAAAGGTTGCACTTTGCATAGTGATTTATTTTGTGGTTCTCGGTCGACATAAATAACATAAATCATGTCAGGAATGAATCTACTGTCACAGTGAACCTTTAGAGTTCATAAAACTTTAAATGTTGTTTGACTCTCAGAGTACAAAAGAATGCCTTTGAAAGAAAAACCTTCATGTGCAACTCAGCAGCATAAATTAGGACATGCTGATGGGTTAGCAGCCATTTTATGGAATTTGGCAAAGCCAGGGGAAACCAGCCAACTCAGATGAATCTTTGACCCCAACCAGTGACTGAGAATGGACATGTGTAATCTGTGTGAAAACATTTtcacctgcatttgaaacattggcATTAAAATAGGAACAtgaatagtgccatcattgccagacctggcccacatcgggttgacatacaccctgccatgacaccagtcagtcagaagtgccagcttgataccagatccgggccagacctgtctgcaATGTGGGATATATATGTGAAGAGAACAGGTCTCACACACTGAAActtattttaaagcttttcagGAAATTCAGTATGGTCATTTGTTATTGTCAGCCCCTTCCTCACCACTCCTCTCACAATTTGAGTCCCATCAGTCCATTGTGTACACCAACATGCCAGAGTGCCAAGGGGCCACAAGACTTCAGGTCTGCCTACAACTCATCCTTCTCATCTTGCTCACTTCCCTCTGGTGGTGGACCACCTGCACTACCATAGAGCTTGCTGATAATGCCCTGAACCACCTCCTCAAGCTCCTTCCTCTTGGCCTGGGAGTCATCCAGGTCAGCATCTTGGTGGGACTCCAACCACTTAATCTTCTCCTCCACTGCTTTCTCAATGGACTCCTTATCAACATCTGAAAGCTTGCCACCAAGCTTCTCCTTGTTGCCAATTTGATTCTTCAGGGAGTATGCGTAGCCCTCCAGCTCATTGTGAGCATCGAtcctcttcttcagcttcttgtcTTCCTCAGCAAAGCGCTTGGCGTCGTTCACCATGTGCTCGATGTCCTCAGGCGTTAGCCAGTTCTGGTCAGTTGTGATCTTGTTCTTGTTGCCTGTGGCCTTGTCTTTAGCAGTGACATGCAGAATGCTGTTGACATCAATCTGAAAGGTGACTTCAATCTCGGGTACACCACGTGGAGCAGGGGCGATGCCAGTCAGGTCAAAGGTACCCAGGAGATGGTTGTCTTTGGTCAAAGGATGCTCacctaaaacagaaaaaaaacagtcacaaTTAGACTTGTGGAACATTTAATTTcactgtcatgtgtttcttgtcatttgattcttttaatgaaaaacacaatttgTCAGCTTTAAAGAACAATATCAAAACTCTTACCTTCATAGACTTTGATGGTGACAGTAGACTGGCTATCAGAAGCTGTGGTAAACTTCTGGGCTTCTTTTGTGGGCACCACGGTGTTCCTGGAGATCAGCTTGGTCATTACTCCTCCAACAGTCTCAATTCCAAGGGTCATGGGGCACACATCCAGAAGAACCGCATTACCTGCAAGTGAAGGAAAAAGTTTAGTAAACAGGATCAGATTTGAAAGCTCAatcttatttaataaaatatttctaaGATTCATGACTCACCAGTGTCCGTCTCTCCAGAAAGCATGCCAGCCCGCACAGCAGCTCCATATGCCACAGCCTCATCAGGGTTGATGCCTCTACATGGCTCTTTGTCATTGAAGAACTCCTTCACCAGCTGCTGGATTTTGGGGATACGAGTGGAGCCTCCAACCAGGACAATCTCATCAATGTCAGGCTTCTTCAAGTCAGCATCTTCCAGCACTTTCTGTACAGGCTTCAGGGTGGACTGGAACAGGTCCTggattttaaagaacatacaagTTAAAAAGCTTGTTCAACCACTTCTCTAATAGGGTTTGATACACAATATTTTCAGAACCAAATGAATATCTTACCATGTTCAGCTCCTCAAACTTGGCACGAGTCAGGGTCTCAGAGAAGTCTTTTCCCTTAAAGAAGGACTCGATCTCAATTTGGGCTTGGTAGTGGGCAGACAGCGCCCTCTTGGCCTTCTCGACCTCACGACGCAGCTTCTGTACAGCACGGTTGTCTTTGCGCACATCTTTGCCAGTCTTCTTCTTGTACAGCTTGATAAAGTGCTCCATGACACGCTGGTCAAAGTCCTCACCTCCCAGATGGGTGTCACCATTGGTGGCCACCACTTCGAACACACCATTGTCAATGGTCAGAATAGAAACATCAAAGCTGCCACCGCCCAGATCGAAGACAAGAATGTTCTTCTCTTCATCCTTCTTGTCAAGGCCATAAGCAATACCAGCAGCAGTTCTAAAGAATACAGTGAGAACTTATTGTTCAGAGGCAGGGCAGGGACATTTTTACAGTTTCAAATTGCAGATGATCAAATTCATTTGGACTGTATGCTTACGCCTCATTGATGATTTGCAAAACATTCAGACCAGCAATGGTACCAGCATCCTTAGTGGCCTGGCGCTGGGCATCATTGAAGTAGGTGGGGACAGTGACCACAGCATGTGTAACCTGAGGAAAAAGGATTAAGTTGGATTTGATGATACACCATTCAATTAAGATTTGCATTTTCGCTGATTTAGAATATCTGACACTTTTGTACCCTCTTGCCCAGGTAAGCCTCAGCAGTCTCCTTCATCTTAGTCAGCACCATAGCACAGACCTCCTCAGGAGCAAAGGTCTTTATCTGGCCACCACCAATGTCAACATGGATATGGGGCTTGCTCTTCTTCTCAGTAACCTTTATAGGAATACACACCAATATTAATTTAACAAGAATTTTATTCAAGCGTGACCCAAGAAACCAACAACTACAAGTTTTACTTCTAGGTAACAAGCTCACCTTGAAGGGCAGGTACTTGATGTCCTGCTGCACAACCCAGTCATCCCATGTGCGACCAATCAGCCTCTTGGCATCAAAAATGGTGTTCTCAGGGTTAGAGGTCAGCTGATTCTTTGCAGCATCACCAATCAGACGCTCACCTTCACTGGTGAAGGCCACGTAGGAGGGGGTGATTCGGTTTCCCTGGTCATTGGCAATAATCTCCACACGTCCGTTCTTGAACACTCCAACACTGCAAGAACACAGCTTGATTTCAATTTGAATCCCATTTTATTCCACAGTGGTATTGTGTCATTATTTAAAGAGTCTGAAGTGACTTACCAAGAGTATGTTGTCCCCAGATCAATTC
The sequence above is a segment of the Oreochromis aureus strain Israel breed Guangdong linkage group 3, ZZ_aureus, whole genome shotgun sequence genome. Coding sequences within it:
- the LOC116330506 gene encoding endoplasmic reticulum chaperone BiP-like, whose amino-acid sequence is MKLLWVVMLSVSTVFATANDEKKENIGTVIGIDLGTTYSCVGVFKNGRVEIIANDQGNRITPSYVAFTSEGERLIGDAAKNQLTSNPENTIFDAKRLIGRTWDDWVVQQDIKYLPFKVTEKKSKPHIHVDIGGGQIKTFAPEEVCAMVLTKMKETAEAYLGKRVTHAVVTVPTYFNDAQRQATKDAGTIAGLNVLQIINEATAAGIAYGLDKKDEEKNILVFDLGGGSFDVSILTIDNGVFEVVATNGDTHLGGEDFDQRVMEHFIKLYKKKTGKDVRKDNRAVQKLRREVEKAKRALSAHYQAQIEIESFFKGKDFSETLTRAKFEELNMDLFQSTLKPVQKVLEDADLKKPDIDEIVLVGGSTRIPKIQQLVKEFFNDKEPCRGINPDEAVAYGAAVRAGMLSGETDTGNAVLLDVCPMTLGIETVGGVMTKLISRNTVVPTKEAQKFTTASDSQSTVTIKVYEGEHPLTKDNHLLGTFDLTGIAPAPRGVPEIEVTFQIDVNSILHVTAKDKATGNKNKITTDQNWLTPEDIEHMVNDAKRFAEEDKKLKKRIDAHNELEGYAYSLKNQIGNKEKLGGKLSDVDKESIEKAVEEKIKWLESHQDADLDDSQAKRKELEEVVQGIISKLYGSAGGPPPEGSEQDEKDEL